One Danio aesculapii chromosome 13, fDanAes4.1, whole genome shotgun sequence DNA window includes the following coding sequences:
- the timm23b gene encoding mitochondrial import inner membrane translocase subunit Tim23 isoform X2, whose product MDKDSSGSRNPGGFGLFGSAGPQYSKTELAGVPLTGMSPISPYLNVDPRYLIQDTDEFILPTGANKTRGRFELAFFTIGGCCITGAVCGAVNGLRMGLSETRNMAWSKPRNVQILNMVTRQGATWANTLGSVALLYSAFGVIIEKARGAEDDLNTIAAGTMTGVLYKSPGGLRGAARGGLAGLTLSGLYALYNNWDHLKGSSPTRY is encoded by the exons ATGGATAAAGACTCGTCAGGTTCGAGAAACCCTGGAGGATTCGGTCTGTTTGGCTCTGCTGGACCGCAGTATTCAAAGACAGAGCTCGCCGGAGTGCCAC TGACAGGCATGAGTCCAATCTCTCCATACCTTAACGTGGACCCCAGGTATCTCATACAG GATACCGATGAGTTCATTTTACCCACTGGAGCAAATAAAACAAGAGGACGCTTTGAGTTGGCCTTCTTTACCATTGGAGGATGTTGCATCACAG GCGCCGTATGTGGGGCTGTGAATGGACTTAGAATGGGCTTGTCTGAAACTAGAAACATGGCTTGGTCCAAACCTCGAAATGTGCA AATCCTAAATATGGTGACCCGCCAAGGTGCCACATGGGCAAACACATTGGGTTCAGTTG ctctGCTATACAGTGCGTTTGGGGTGATCATAGAGAAAGCCAGAGGAGCAGAGGATGACCTCAACACCATCGCTGCAGGAACAATGACTGGTGTCCTCTACAAATCTCCAG GAGGGTTGCGGGGGGCAGCGAGGGGTGGATTGGCCGGACTGACGCTTTCTGGACTCTATGCTCTCTATAATAACTGGGACCACCTAAAGGGAAGCTCTCCCACTCGCTACTGA
- the timm23b gene encoding mitochondrial import inner membrane translocase subunit Tim23B isoform X1, with protein sequence MDKDSSGSRNPGGFGLFGSAGPQYSKTELAGVPLTGMSPISPYLNVDPRYLIQDTDEFILPTGANKTRGRFELAFFTIGGCCITGAVCGAVNGLRMGLSETRNMAWSKPRNVQILNMVTRQGATWANTLGSVALLYSAFGVIIEKARGAEDDLNTIAAGTMTGVLYKSPALHIFHGCFLICVLLWSCVLVFSCSAIINCQSSVPILKTTRTEDA encoded by the exons ATGGATAAAGACTCGTCAGGTTCGAGAAACCCTGGAGGATTCGGTCTGTTTGGCTCTGCTGGACCGCAGTATTCAAAGACAGAGCTCGCCGGAGTGCCAC TGACAGGCATGAGTCCAATCTCTCCATACCTTAACGTGGACCCCAGGTATCTCATACAG GATACCGATGAGTTCATTTTACCCACTGGAGCAAATAAAACAAGAGGACGCTTTGAGTTGGCCTTCTTTACCATTGGAGGATGTTGCATCACAG GCGCCGTATGTGGGGCTGTGAATGGACTTAGAATGGGCTTGTCTGAAACTAGAAACATGGCTTGGTCCAAACCTCGAAATGTGCA AATCCTAAATATGGTGACCCGCCAAGGTGCCACATGGGCAAACACATTGGGTTCAGTTG ctctGCTATACAGTGCGTTTGGGGTGATCATAGAGAAAGCCAGAGGAGCAGAGGATGACCTCAACACCATCGCTGCAGGAACAATGACTGGTGTCCTCTACAAATCTCCAG CTCTGCACATATTCCATGGCTGTTTCTTAATATGCGTTCTTCTgtggtcttgcgtcctcgtgttctcgtgtagcgccatcatcaactgccaaagttcagttccaatacttaagaccacaagaacagaggacgcgtga